A single region of the Saprospiraceae bacterium genome encodes:
- a CDS encoding Gfo/Idh/MocA family oxidoreductase codes for MKKQDRKKMDRRTFVKSSGLATGAIMLSSSMLSAKAHIDGADVIKIGLIGCGGRGSGAAIQALSTTQNVRLVAMADAFRDRLEQSVKGIQSEMQDKEIDKSRFDVPAEHRFDGFDGYKRVIELCDVVLIATPPGFRPIHFDAAIKANKHVFMEKPVAVDAPGVRKVLETAKIAKEKKLNVVVGLQRHYQKVYTEWVDLLHEGAIGDIVTSHVYWNGGGVWTRDRKPGMTEMEYQMLNWYYFNWLCGDHITEQHIHNLDVGNWVKKAYPVSARGMGGRQVRTGKEHGEIFDHHFVEFEYADGSRMMSQCRHWKGCENKVTEEFQGTNGTAPKPGVLLTKSGHAILDISGKGDPNPYQVEHDMLFEAIAKGDYKYADAENGAKSTMTSILGRMATYSGQLVKWDEAIESTLDLSPKKYDWNANPQVMPDENGCYPAIIPGVTQVM; via the coding sequence TCATTAAAATAGGCCTCATTGGCTGCGGAGGCCGTGGCTCTGGCGCTGCTATCCAAGCATTATCAACGACTCAAAATGTACGCTTAGTAGCGATGGCTGATGCCTTTAGGGATCGGCTCGAACAAAGTGTGAAAGGAATCCAGTCAGAGATGCAGGATAAAGAAATCGATAAAAGCAGATTTGATGTACCCGCTGAGCATCGATTTGATGGATTTGACGGCTATAAAAGAGTTATCGAACTCTGCGATGTTGTTCTCATTGCGACCCCTCCCGGTTTCCGGCCGATCCACTTTGATGCAGCCATTAAGGCCAATAAGCATGTTTTCATGGAAAAACCTGTCGCAGTAGATGCCCCAGGGGTGCGAAAAGTCCTGGAAACAGCTAAAATAGCCAAAGAAAAGAAACTCAACGTTGTCGTCGGTTTGCAGCGGCACTACCAAAAAGTATATACAGAGTGGGTGGATTTGCTGCATGAAGGCGCTATTGGTGATATTGTGACTTCTCATGTTTACTGGAATGGCGGTGGTGTTTGGACGCGTGACCGCAAGCCGGGCATGACAGAAATGGAATACCAAATGCTAAACTGGTACTACTTCAACTGGCTTTGCGGCGACCATATTACCGAGCAGCACATTCACAACCTGGACGTCGGCAACTGGGTCAAAAAAGCTTATCCCGTTTCAGCCAGAGGGATGGGTGGCCGACAAGTTCGGACCGGCAAAGAACACGGCGAGATTTTTGACCACCACTTTGTTGAATTCGAATATGCCGATGGTAGCCGCATGATGAGTCAATGCCGCCATTGGAAAGGCTGCGAGAACAAAGTAACGGAGGAATTCCAAGGCACCAATGGTACCGCCCCTAAACCAGGGGTACTGCTGACCAAAAGCGGCCATGCCATCCTGGACATCAGCGGCAAGGGCGATCCTAACCCTTACCAGGTTGAACATGATATGCTATTTGAGGCCATTGCAAAAGGAGATTACAAATACGCAGATGCTGAAAATGGTGCCAAGAGTACCATGACTTCTATCCTGGGAAGGATGGCTACTTACTCTGGTCAATTGGTCAAATGGGATGAGGCGATCGAGTCTACACTAGACCTATCGCCTAAAAAATATGACTGGAATGCGAACCCACAGGTTATGCCTGATGAAAATGGTTGCTATCCTGCCATCATTCCTGGTGTCACGCAAGTAATGTAG